A region of Homo sapiens chromosome 17, GRCh38.p14 Primary Assembly DNA encodes the following proteins:
- the KRT16 gene encoding keratin, type I cytoskeletal 16, which produces MTTCSRQFTSSSSMKGSCGIGGGIGGGSSRISSVLAGGSCRAPSTYGGGLSVSSRFSSGGACGLGGGYGGGFSSSSSFGSGFGGGYGGGLGAGFGGGLGAGFGGGFAGGDGLLVGSEKVTMQNLNDRLASYLDKVRALEEANADLEVKIRDWYQRQRPSEIKDYSPYFKTIEDLRNKIIAATIENAQPILQIDNARLAADDFRTKYEHELALRQTVEADVNGLRRVLDELTLARTDLEMQIEGLKEELAYLRKNHEEEMLALRGQTGGDVNVEMDAAPGVDLSRILNEMRDQYEQMAEKNRRDAETWFLSKTEELNKEVASNSELVQSSRSEVTELRRVLQGLEIELQSQLSMKASLENSLEETKGRYCMQLSQIQGLIGSVEEQLAQLRCEMEQQSQEYQILLDVKTRLEQEIATYRRLLEGEDAHLSSQQASGQSYSSREVFTSSSSSSSRQTRPILKEQSSSSFSQGQSS; this is translated from the exons ATGACCACCTGCAGCCGCCAGTTCACCTCCTCCAGCTCCATGAAGGGCTCCTGCGGCATCGGAGGCGGCATCGGGGGCGGCTCCAGCCGCATCTCCTCCGTCCTGGCCGGAGGGTCCTGCCGTGCCCCCAGCACCTACGGGGGCGGCCTGTCTGTCTCCTCTCGCTTCTCCTCTGGGGGAGCCTGCGGGCTGGGGGGCGGCTATGGCGGTGgcttcagcagcagcagcagctttggTAGTGGCTTCGGGGGAGGATATGGTGGTGGCCTTGGTGCTGGCTTCGGTGGTGGCTTGGGTGCTGGCTTTGGTGGTGGTTTTGCTGGTGGTGATGGGCTTCTGGTGGGCAGTGAGAAGGTGACCATGCAGAACCTCAATGACCGCCTGGCCTCCTACCTGGACAAGGTGCGTGCTCTGGAGGAGGCCAACGCCGACCTGGAAGTGAAGATCCGTGACTGGTACCAGAGGCAGCGGCCCAGTGAGATCAAAGACTACAGTCCCTACTTCAAGACCATCGAGGACCTGAGGAACAAG ATCATTGCGGCCACCATTGAGAATGCGCAGCCCATTTTGCAGATTGACAATGCCAGGCTGGCAGCCGATGACTTCAGGACCAA GTATGAGCATGAACTGGCCCTGCGGCAGACTGTGGAGGCCGACGTCAATGGCCTGCGCCGGGTGTTGGATGAGCTGACCCTGGCCAGGACTGACCTGGAGATGCAGATCGAAGGCCTGAAGGAGGAGCTGGCCTACCTGAGGAAGAACCACGAGGAG GAGATGCTTGCTCTGAGAGGTCAGACCGGCGGAGATGTGAACGTGGAGATGGATGCTGCACCTGGCGTGGACCTGAGCCGCATCCTGAATGAGATGCGTGACCAGTACGAGCAGATGGCAGAGAAAAACCGCAGAGACGCTGAGACCTGGTTCCTGAGCAAG ACCGAGGAGCTGAACAAAGAAGTGGCCTCCAACAGCGAACTGGTACAGAGCAGCCGCAGTGAGGTGACGGAGCTCCGGAGGGTGCTCCAGGGCCTGGAGATTGAGCTGCAGTCCCAGCTCAGCATG AAAGCATCCCTGGAGAACAGCCTGGAGGAGACCAAAGGCCGCTACTGCATGCAGCTGTCCCAGATCCAGGGACTGATTGGCAGTGTGGAGGAGCAGCTGGCCCAGCTACGCTGTGAGATggagcagcagagccaggagtACCAGATCTTGCTGGATGTGAAGACGCGGCTGGAGCAGGAGATTGCCACCTACCGCCGCCTGCTGGAGGGCGAGGATGCCCA CCTTTCCTCCCAGCAAGCATCTGGCCAATCCTATTCTTCCCGCGAGG TCTTCACCTCCTCCTCGTCCTCTTCGAGCCGTCAGACCCGGCCCATCCTCAAGGAGCAGAGCTCATCCAGCTTCAGCCAGGGCCAGAGCTCCTAG
- the KRT17 gene encoding keratin, type I cytoskeletal 17, with protein sequence MTTSIRQFTSSSSIKGSSGLGGGSSRTSCRLSGGLGAGSCRLGSAGGLGSTLGGSSYSSCYSFGSGGGYGSSFGGVDGLLAGGEKATMQNLNDRLASYLDKVRALEEANTELEVKIRDWYQRQAPGPARDYSQYYRTIEELQNKILTATVDNANILLQIDNARLAADDFRTKFETEQALRLSVEADINGLRRVLDELTLARADLEMQIENLKEELAYLKKNHEEEMNALRGQVGGEINVEMDAAPGVDLSRILNEMRDQYEKMAEKNRKDAEDWFFSKTEELNREVATNSELVQSGKSEISELRRTMQALEIELQSQLSMKASLEGNLAETENRYCVQLSQIQGLIGSVEEQLAQLRCEMEQQNQEYKILLDVKTRLEQEIATYRRLLEGEDAHLTQYKKEPVTTRQVRTIVEEVQDGKVISSREQVHQTTR encoded by the exons ATGACCACCTCCATCCGCCAGTTCacctcctccagctccatcaaGGGCTCCTCCGGCCTGGGGGGCGGCTCGTCCCGCACCTCCTGCCGGCTGTCTGGCGGCCTGGGTGCCGGCTCCTGCAGGCTGGGATCTGCTGGCGGCCTGGGCAGCACCCTCGGGGGTAGCAGCTACTCCAGCTGCTACAGCTTTGGCTCTGGTGGTGGCTATGGCAGCAGCTTTGGGGGTGTTGATGGGCTGCTGGCTGGAGGTGAGAAGGCCACCATGCAGAACCTCAATGACCGCCTGGCCTCCTACCTGGACAAGGTGCGTGCCCTGGAGGAGGCCAACACTGAGCTGGAGGTGAAGATCCGTGACTGGTACCAGAGGCAGGCCCCGGGGCCCGCCCGTGACTACAGCCAGTACTACAGGACAATTGAGGAGCTGCAGAACAAG ATCCTCACAGCCACCGTGGACAATGCCAACATCCTGCTACAGATTGACAATGCCCGTCTGGCTGCTGATGACTTCCGCACCAA GTTTGAGACAGAGCAGGCCCTGCGCCTGAGTGTGGAGGCCGACATCAATGGCCTGCGCAGGGTGCTGGATGAGCTGACCCTGGCCAGAGCCGACCTGGAGATGCAGATTGAGAACCTCAAGGAGGAGCTGGCCTACCTGAAGAAGAACCACGAGGAG GAGATGAACGCCCTGCGAGGCCAGGTGGGTGGTGAGATCAATGTGGAGATGGACGCTGCCCCAGGCGTGGACCTGAGCCGCATCCTCAACGAGATGCGTGACCAGTATGAGAAGATGGCAGAGAAGAACCGCAAGGATGCCGAGGATTGGTTCTTCAGCAAG ACAGAGGAACTGAACCGCGAGGTGGCCACCAACAGTGAGCTGGTGCAGAGTGGCAAGAGTGAGATCTCGGAGCTCCGGCGCACCATGCAGGCCTTGGAGATAGAGCTGCAGTCCCAGCTCAGCATG AAAGCATCCCTGGAGGGCAACCTGGCGGAGACAGAGAACCGCTACTGCGTGCAGCTGTCCCAGATCCAGGGGCTGATTGGCAGCGTGGAGGAGCAGCTGGCCCAGCTTCGCTGCGAGATGGAGCAGCAGAACCAGGAATACAAAATCCTGCTGGATGTGAAGACGCGGCTGGAGCAGGAGATTGCCACCTACCGCCGCCTGCTGGAGGGAGAGGATGCCCA cctgaCTCAGTACAAGAAAGAAC CGGTGACCACCCGTCAGGTGCGTACCATTGTGGAAGAGGTCCAGGATGGCAAGGTCATCTCCTCCCGCGAGCAGGTCCACCAGACCACCCGCTGA